ACTCCAACTGAGCCTACACCTCCTGAGCAATCAGTGCAGTAAGTGATCCATTTCTTGCCAGCACTGTTCTTAATCTAAAGCCAAGTGCAGTAAGTATAAGTTGATAACATGGTCACATCTGCCATCTTACAGGGTTCCAAGATCCCCAGTCACTAGGAGGCAGGCCAAACAGCAAGCTGGAGGTAGCCTAGGGGCACAGACTAGGAGTCAGAGCCCAAGCGCCTGCACTAGGAGCAAGAGGGGAGGGGCCTGATGCCTGCACTGGGAACATCAAGATAGAAGCAACCTTTTGAGCCACCTGTGCTTTTGGTGTGCTTTTGTGTGGTTCTATGAACTTGCTATTGTAATCTGTGTGCTTTTGAGCCTGGATATTGTTGGTGTGAACCTGGTATTGTAATCTGGTAATGTAGTGAACTTGGCTATTGTTGGTGTCAACTTGATATTGCCATCTGGTATGATGTTCCATAATTAATGATCTGGTATGCCTGTGTTTGTCATGCTAAAATTAAGTCAGCTGTTAAGTTGAAGGTAGTGATGCTGCAATTTTAACTTTACAACTAAAAAAGGGAACAAATCAAGTTGAAGTTACTCCATTCAAACTGCATTTCATTCATATTTCACAAACATTACAAATCATACTTCATGCTTGCTTGTACAATACCATGCACAAAGCAAGAAAGCAAACAACACCTACAAACACACTGGCCCCAACCATCATCCTAACAACTAATTGCTCTCCAGCTATTCTAGCCACAACAGTGCTCTGAGCAACTACAACATTGTTCAAGTTCAACAGAGAATTCTCCAGAGCCTTCAATGCAGCCATCACTGCTGCACCATCCATGCCATCTCCAGCGCTCTCTGGTTTCCACATGAAGAAGTTGCAGGTACCGTTGCCCTATTTCACAGCGAAAGCCAAATCAATAGGATGAACCCTACATCCGATTTCAAAACGCCCAAATGTAGCAAGAACAAAATCAAGAAAACTCACCCAGTCACGATTCCTGCAAGTGTAGAACGGCTTGTCTGGATTTTTTGTGGTTCTCGACGTCCGCTCCACGACCGTCGCCGTGTGGCAGAAAGGGCACATCGCCTGCCCCTCTCTCGCTCCACGCGACCTAGTCGACGAAGAAGCGCCAGATCCTATAGCCATCTTCTATAGGCCCGCTCTCCTGTCGACCGGCCGGCACCCCCGCCCGACCGGCCGCCGCAGCctatgccgccgccgcctctgcggTGAAGAGGGGGAACGAGGAGCAGTGGAGACGAGCAGTGGAGACGAGTCGGGTGCGGGCCGGCCGTTTTAAGTGGGTCGAACCAGACCAGGTTGGGACGGCGCCAAGTATGGTTCAGGGGCACCCGATGTCCAAAACGAAGTTTTCTCTCTCCAAAACCGGGTGCAACTGGGTTGCGGTGCCCACTGGCAGTATTTCCAAAAACCAGAGTGTCTCACGGCAAAAGATGAAAAACGCAGTGTCCGCCAGCAAAGACGCGTCATTTGGCATGTCCAATAGCAAAATTTCCcttgttttagttattgtatatgtaaatatatctataaaaaataattataaaattttgtactgtattatttataaaaataattataaaaataaTAATTATAAAGGTCCCTGTCCTCCGCCGCGGCAACTGGAAACCCCCGAGGGGGACGTGGCTTGCTGCCACAcgggcccacgcgtcagtgagACGCGCCCGACTTTATTGTGCCGCTTCTTTCCCCAGGCTTCCTCTGCTCGTAGTCTCGCTCCACCACGAGCCCACTCTCGGCTCTCGCCCACCGCCACCACTCCCCGAAAACCCCACCGCGCACCACCAAACCCTAGCGAGTGAGGCGACCGGCCACCGTCGACCGAGCGCAATGAAGACACCCCCGGCGGCCCGCGACCTGGAGGCGGCCgctacggcggcggcggagtAGCAGACCCCCGCGGCGAagaaggtggtggaggaggaggatcggCGCCTGCGCTGGGCGTTCGTGCAGAAGGTCTACGGCATCCTGTCCCTGCAGTTTGCCCTCACACGTTCATTGTCATCCTCGTCTCCCCGCTCATCGGTGCGTGCGCGCGCCTCCGTTCCCCCTTCCCTCCTTCCGTTCCTAGGGTTTGGATCATAACCGCCGCGGTTTTGTTCGGTTTGGTTTCGTTGGTTTGTGCAGTCATGTTCCCCATGCTCAAGTACAGGGAGAAGCACCCCAGGAACCTCGTCCTACTCGCCCTATTCACGCTCTGCTGCAGCCTCAGTATCGCTGTGTCCGCATCCTCCACTCTCGGTATGGGCAATTGATTCCTCCTCATCTCCCTCTCGTGTCGTTGATTTGTTTCCTGTTGTGATGTGGATGGATGAAATTGGAATGCAGCGTGTGGTGAAATTCTAGTGGTGACTATGTGTATCCATAGCATGCTAGTGTATCCATCCAAGGTTCCTATGTGTCATGCTGACTAAGAATGGTCCTAGGCCACCACAGAATTAAAGTTTGCTAAATGCCCTTTTTTGTAAATAAAAACCCTTAACTCCTAAGGCTTGATTAGACATATAAAAGCAAGTAAATAATGTACTTCAGGCATATTACTTATGAGTCTTCGTTTAGGATAAAATAAGTTGACTTGTGCATTGAACCAAATGGCTTACTTAAAATAATGTTTAGTTTCCACTATTTTGACTTTTTGTCAAATTGTCAAGGTTATGGTGATATCAGGAAACCACCATTGGTAGAAGTCATCGCATGTTTTGGTTTACTTAGGACCTCAGCTCCCTCCAATATTGCTCAGCACACTCATTAATTACTATTTTCCAATATATCTTCAAGAAACATGAGAGCCAAAGTATTTTCTGGAGAACAAGTAGTCTAGTCTTTTAAGCAGCTCACAATGGCCATGCTTTGTGTAAGAAACCCAGGATGAACTTGTTACTTATAGCGGCCATTTCGTGCATGCTCACAACAATGGTCAGGTAGCAACAATCACTGAAACAATTTTAGGTTTCATTCCCCTTCTTTCATATATGAGTATGACCCCCTTTGTTTTACTTCCTTCGAAAACGCAGGATATAGGGAACTATCAATACATGATGGAAGACATGGCAGTGCTCCCTGACATTACATTTTTGTGCCTGACGGTCATGGCAAATGGACATGCCTTTGAGGCCAGCGCATTCCATGTTCTCAGATTGTCTACTGGTATAAGGAGGTTGGTGCTGCAGTTAGTTGCTACTGTCTCAGAGGTAAACCTATTCTTCGTTTACCTAATACTCTCCCCAGACACAGAAAAAAGGTAGCATTTTGGTCCCTAAAAGGCATTTTTGACAATCAATTTCAGTTAAAATATATATCGAAAGCCAAATTAAATTAAAGCATCATGAAACTGTTTTTCAAGGTAGATCGATGCATGCTGTTTTTATGAGAAAAGAAAACATGTGTTTGTATTTAGTTAGACATGGTCCCTAGGTAAAACACAACTCGTTTTCTTAGTTGAGTAAGTATAGAAGTTGCCAGAGAAGTAATGGGAAGAAACCTGcatttatattttttttggcaAATGTATGGTTTATTTGATATCCAAATGATAGCACTTTACTCTGTAGATTTAACTGTTGGTATACATTTGGGCTGTAAGTTGTTGCTCTCTTTCTAGTTATTGTTAGCCTGTTTGAAATATATGGTTGTGGACCTGTGGTGAGTCGTTGGATGGCACTAAAGCAGATCAACCTTGTTATGTATATAAGAGTTAGAAAATAATATGGCAGTGAACAAAAAGTTGAAGGAGTAATTGGCCTAagtatttataattttttttttaaaaaggaagATAAAAATGTTCTGTTGATCTATTCAGAATCTATGCACTAGGATCGATTCAAAATCTCCTTAATTCTGAGCGATTAATAGCATGTTGCTGTGAcatgaatttttctgtgattttgtAAACAGAAATTATGCTCGTGTGTGCTATCTTTTCTCTTGGTAGAAAATTATATTGCTGCAACTAGTTACTAGGCTCAAAAGTGTTCAGGAATCTGACTATTTACTCTCTCTCCTTTTTATCATGCACTCACCAATTAATTTTATTAAGTTAATATACTTCCTTGTGTCAGGCCGAAACTGTATGCTCATCTGATTGCATATGCCTTGAGCGAGTAGAGTGGGAAACGGAGGAACTCTTGTTGAATCACCTTAAAAAGTAGAAATTATTGGATGGAGAGGAACTGAACATGAAGTTGATTTTGTGAAACGACTTTTCGATTGGGGGACAAAGCTTAAAGAGATGACAGTAAATTTCCATCGTTCAATCTCCCGTGTCACACTTGTTTGGCTCACAGTTTACTGTTGATCCACTGCAGATCTGCTTCCCGCTGGGAAGGGTGGCCAGCTGGCCATGACCATCTACGGGTTCCTAGCCACCCTGGTGTTCTCGGGCTTCATCGTCTACGACACCCACATGCTGCTCAAGCGCCACACCTTCAACGAGTACGTGGTCGCCGCCATCTCCCGCTACCTGGACGTCATCAACCTCTTCATGGCCCAAATGTCGCTCTCCTCGTGGAtttcttaatggactatgttatataatgatggacttcataatggactatgttgtaatgatggatttttgtgaattatgacttgtaatgatgttctaaataatggtcttgtgtttgtggatgtatatatgtatatttgtggcggtcagattcgaatttgaattatatatatatatgtggtcagatttgaatttgaattatttattttttttactaaaaaattCACTGTATGGGctgttcttgattgaaccgcctttacaaatacacacagcaggggcggctggtgatacaaccGCCCTTACAGAAGTTCACTACAGGgacggctgaaaacaccagccgcccctacagagggcactgtaggggcggctgaaaacaccagccacccctacagagggcactgcaggggcggtcaggaaaccgcccctacagaggcaccctctgtaggaataCCCTGGGAAGGacggctggcgcagccgcccctacagagactctagagccgtccctacagttaacttctgtagtagtgGTACAAAGAAATACAACTGGCAAAAAAGGGTATAAACAAGCGTGCAGCACATGGTTTGCTTCTTGCGTTAATCTGCAGAGCCATATACTCATGTTAATTTGGTCGAGTAACTCCAAACATATATAAGTGTGCATATCAGGTTGATGAGTATAGCCGGCCTGGTTGCTTCTTGAGTTTATGGCAACACTAATTTGTTTGCTTTCAGAAAAGaacagttttttttctttttagcaaACAAAGAGTAGGTTCTGCCTGCTTCCCGTGAGACAAATGTATTCCCCCTTTGTTCTAACTACTACATTcccttatatatatattaaaaaaaacctACTACATTCAGTCATAGTATTTATTTGACGTTTACACAAGGGAAGTagtctcttttctttcttgtttCCTTGTCTGAAATGTTCATTTTTCTATCACTGTTACGTTTGTTTGTACGTACTACAGCTTGAAAATTCTGTGACAACAGATATAGGACTTTCCTTTGTACTACAGTTTGAATGAGCAATTCAAATTGCTCCATAGCCTttctcactaccggaaacagtagaattgtcgagtgcctgagggtttgccgagtgcatttcatcgggcactcggcaaacatccaagttaccgagtgtatttaatgaaacactcggcaaacatatagcactcggcaaaagccaactttgccgagtgtctaatataaaacactcggcaaaatacaacaAAACTCTTGGCaaacacggacactcggcaaaatggagTCACGTGCGCTGGGCGTGCGGCGGCCATCTGATGGCCGTTGGGTGCGCCACCCTGCCgttagaactttgccgagtgtccgttagagacactcggcaaagacaatgtatgccgtgtgtttttgcttgacactcggcaaactgatatttttgccgagtgtttttttgtttacactcggcaaagtaatgttgttgccgagtgttttttaatggcactcggcaaaataataatttttttcctctcctgccctccaaactttttctactctcaacatacaacatgtggtactacatgttaaaatttggtatatttctcgatctgtttgctatatttaagtaatttattgcatttagaggaattttttggtttaagtcaaatttgaactgcaagtgatacaaataatggaataaattgagtggagaaatcatattcatgttattgagtccattttggggccttactcaggaaatgaaaagaattttcgaacattttattcaggaaacacgaccacgaacgtgtggccgaatggtttttaaattctaaaaaaaacaaacgaagtctgaaaatgacgagatttgtcaagatctcctgatatcatacgtggagactgtgaaaaaaaattgagaaggtttcgcacaatttgtcacgtacgaccTTTACAAACTGAAGCATCTCCgtagaagaatcgtagcgttgagaaggatccggTAAGTTTTGGAGTCAAAGTAACGGtcaaattggggtttgacttcaaaactttttgtataggcaatagacaacatagattgattcacgtCAAATTTTGGTAAAATTTtcagatccgtttgataattttaatttattaactgcaattatagaattttaattgatatatattgaatttgagctataactgcatgaaataatggattaatattcatagaaaaatcaaatatacattgttgagtgaatttgacaaggtatttttaaaTTACATCGTAACAAATTTAGTAAAACACGCTATGAAGAAGGAGGACGGTGGAGCATGAAATAtcgatttattttgccgagtgttttgtacatgacactcggcgaaaagaatggttgccgagtgtcatataggggacactcggcaacttcGTTGACCGGCCCCACTGCACAGTATCGGGCcgtaatgaaaataaaaaaaaataatgccgagtgccccagatcttggCACTTGGCATACTCCTTGATATGGCCCCAACAGTTAGCACCCCCGGCCCTCACCCTCGCGCACACAACACGCCGCACTGCACCGCACCGCACGCCGCCAACCCCCGCCCCACCGCGCCCCGcagtaacaccccggtgttacgatcgcATTTAGCACCGCGTTTTAGGCCTAATAAAATTTACCGAAACAATTCGgtcggattttaaaattttaaattatatttaaaaTATCCGCTagcgattctagcaagtaaatagtgAATTGCTTGTCCTGTTGGATTGAGCGTGAAAACAATTTTTGTTACAAAAATAAAATATCACTTGTGATtagaacttaaataaaaattgggaGTTAATCGTGTTAaaacttaaaataaaataaataggaaTGAGAGTGTTAGGTGGAGAAAATATTTTTATACGTGCCCTGCCGTGAATCAGTCTTTTGATTTCTGGCGTCGTGTCGTGTTGCTCTGTGTCTAATTGTCCTCGTCGGCCTACGTTGTTCCGTCGCGCTCTTGTCATTGTCGCAGCTCCGTGGTCTGTCTCAGTGTTCTGCCATGCTGAGCCGTCTCATCCTTGTTTCTGCTGTCTCGGTGACTCTGTTTCTTTGCTCCTTTTTTTGCAAATCCTTGACATGTACGACGTCAACGCAGCCGTCGCCTCAACGCCATCGCCTCACGCTGTTTCACGCTGTGCAGTCCCGACAGCCCACGCCCTGCCCTCGTGCGCCTGTCTGCCTCGGTCTCCAATTTTTCTTCCGAGCCGGGCACCAGCTTTGGCTACGTCCGCCGTCGTCGTTTTCCCCGGCGCCCTTTCTCCCTCCCTTTTTCTTCTCTGCAGCCGAGGAGGCGTCTTAGTTCCCTGTACGCCCGTAGCCGCCCTTTCCCTCCTTGCGAGCACTCTGTTGCGGCCTCGCAGCGCTGCCTCCCTCGTGAGCGCGCGTCACGCCCCGGCCCACGCTGGTCTGCTGCCGCAGCATGCGCCTTGGCCGCGCCTGCCATGCTCCGCCTGGTGGCCGCACCACCGCAGCCCGCAGCGCCGCCCTCCCTGCTCCTTCGCGGCTCCACAGTGCGCTCATGCCGCGCCCGAGCACTACTGACTACCGCTTTCCCCGGCCGCGCCCACGTCATCGCGTACGTGCGCCACCGCGGTGCAGTCACCCATGCACATGAGCTGCCTCCGCTTTCCAATTTCACGCGGCTCGGGATACCCCAATCCAATTCCTTGCACCTGCGGCTCACTAGGGAAGCTAGCTAGACGCCCAACCGGCATCGCGAACCAGTGGTGCGCTGTTGCCGGCCATTTTGGCATTTCCGTCGCCGCCGGAGCAGGGCGCAATTAGGGGTAAGGTCCTAATCATCGGTAGTGGTTCGATTGTTGGCATCGGTAGTCTTGTTTTGACCCCCTCTGTCGGGTGCTCACCTTCCTTCGGCCAGGGTCCTCGCCGGTGACACGGTGGTGTGGCCATGTCTGCCTTGGAGCGCTGCTGCCCTGGTCGCTCACGCGTGGCCAGGCTGGCTCGACCGCCCTTCGCTCCAACCGGCTCTGCAACGAGATTCGCGGTGAGCCCCCGATGCTATTCTGCCACCTCAGCCTTTCCTAGAGTGCGTAGGTCCACTGGAGTGCATGTGCCATTGTCGCCGTCCATGACTGCTCATGGGCAGGCATGCTCCTGCACGCCGCCGCCCTTGCCGTGGGTCGTTGTGGTCCTACGTGGCCACACGGACCCGTGCTGGCACTGCGCCACTCGCGGCTAGCGTTCCGTCACCATCGAGCATTTTTCCGGCCGGGTTTGGCTGCCGGTCGGCAAGCCCGGTGCCGTGCTCTGTTCCTGGGGAGGTCGGGTACCATGGTAATGCGAAGACGAGTAACTTCGGGGTCCTAAATGCAAAACGTGTGACTAAAGTAAATAGTGTCAACAGTGGTAAGAAAAATTAGAAATATAACGAGGGCTCTTTTGGAAGAATGCCGCAACCGCTGTGGATCCctcctgggccggcctgctcccgCGTGTGGGTCGGCTGCTCACCCGCGCCTGGACTGGTTTGTTGGGTCACGCCCGCGTCCGCGTTGCTGGGCCGCGTGGCTGACTGGGCCGCTCGCGCCCCGTCCGCGCGTGGGTCGGTCGGCCGCGCGCGCCTTTGGGCCGCCTGTTGCCTGCGCGCGCCGTTGGGCCAAGTGACTGGCGCCGGCCCGTTTGACTTGTAGAGAAATTTCTAAGTTAGTTTAAAAAGCTAAAGTTGTAGAAGCAATATAAAATAGCATAggagtccaaaaatagcgaaaccagttttgttagtcctcTAAAATAATGCTCTACATGTTAATATATTTTGTTCACGTAGTTTggtaatatttttgggagctatataattaatctaagatacttaatattgtaaaatataaatttataggaattgttgtgatcaattggttatagtgttgaatctgaaatttctacagtaggctcctagcaatattaggtgatcacggtaatttttgtagctcgaGGATAATCCGTTActaggtagctaatgatgctctatttcgaataaggattaaatcgatagaatgaaataaagaaacaccttagtttatataactaaaagaattgttgaggAATAACGTCTTATCCGACAATATGTAtaggtagcctaagtacggtcgttgtTAGAACTAGCCTGTTAACTTGagtggcgtaaatcgtattttacgagtcacgattgcagtcgattaattatgtctttgcatttgcatcgcattgcatctcatataggtacggtgatggatcaacggatcgatcaaaggatgattgggagtccgaagatggtgtaaaggtattctctccaggagatgatgcaatgggcttgttattcagctgatggtggatgatctgaagatgcagatactaacttttaatatatcttacctaggcaagccccggtgcagaacccctacttttctgcagtttaaattataattgtgcattaagttttaaggagttgaatgaaacccacttgcatatatatatctttatcctatgagtcttactagtatgataggatcgtgtagattgctatgctacaagactccgatagaagtcgagtgattgtctgtcactcgcgagagataggaaatatattactgaatgattatcacttggaaaatataaatgatagaaaggaaaatggtgaccgggcagggatatggtttgggtattggtgggtgtaagaagttgtgtcgccgtggacgcggggcatggcttggttacactgctttccaagtctgtgtcgattaaggaccgatcgttgcatatgactctaggcaggttatagacttattatcccgagcacatacttgtgtatgggtgcttggaagacttgttgctctcttgtcacggatccggctctttccggaccgactgtcagggtttctttttggtggaggaggtccttgcaccgcactgagtccgggactcaggggcgggggcttggagtcccagtttggatggggacctggacacccaagacaggagagtgatgggttggtcctgcttgtgctcgaggtgcaagcggggcatgtgtttttggggtacccagctgggggcattgattcgcgaatcgccgggcgatccggtacggcttgtatcgtgtttagcatcgtagtaagaactgaagatgaaagatggaagatggaacaaggaaatctgattgcttaccacctgcttgaaagtagcacaggtgcttatatagaatggttagttaatgaaccaatgcggctattaataaaaatcgaatataaggatgcacatttagtaatgctttctgcaaatgcaataaacccacaagccagatagccttgcatatccttggagtcttttctttcctcctgtcgggtaagtcttgatgagtacaattgagtactaagggttttattccccctgttgcaggtgacaggtggaagctcgagctgacctttgtgtgtggattcctcctggtgggctcagagaggatttcctttgcgctgcgatcgtagttgttatttataactctcaccaaatgattttataaatgaaagtttcataatctattgtggtagtttatatatcaatacgtcctcatgtcattaatagatgtttatttccgttgtaactctgttcacatgtttaaattccgctgttcaattaaattattcataactctgataatatgatgtcattccgttgttatattaataaatcttatactctgatgttatattaaaagtgatgtaagaaatggttcagaatgatgtaagctttattctctcatttgtcatcctgatggcaaaaatgtggattttcgggttctccctaggggtgtgcccgatggaaccgagtaatttagtgttctcccttgagtgctttgtgtctaatggaagacaagcactcctgttaGGCaatagattaggtggttctgccacaggtggtatcagagcgcaaatgaggaaataaggcttcgaaaaccttttctaaactaaaatttgacatcccatttttgcaaaaagttaggacatttgtatgcgaagttatataagtagccctattactatggttatatacccaagatagatggcactctgctgacttagataggattaatcaattttctgcaggtacac
The sequence above is drawn from the Miscanthus floridulus cultivar M001 chromosome 15, ASM1932011v1, whole genome shotgun sequence genome and encodes:
- the LOC136507001 gene encoding protein LIFEGUARD 2-like, whose amino-acid sequence is MFPMLKYREKHPRNLVLLALFTLCCSLSIAVSASSTLGYGDIRKPPLDIGNYQYMMEDMAVLPDITFLCLTVMANGHAFEASAFHVLRLSTDLLPAGKGGQLAMTIYGFLATLVFSGFIVYDTHMLLKRHTFNEYVVAAISRYLDVINLFMAQMSLSSWIS